The Flavobacteriales bacterium genome window below encodes:
- a CDS encoding HD domain-containing protein, which translates to MEEKFRGEGSGHDWHHIYRVLTMARRICEEEKANEFIVSLGALLHDIADHKFHPDDLGKGERDADALMIQFSIEDSIREAVKAIIREISYKGAGVPTPMSSLEGQIVQDADRLDAIGAIGIARAFAYGGSKHRPLWEPDREPEMHQDFDSYRKSEGNTINHFYEKLLFLRDRMNTSTGKRLADERHTFMESWMARFFDEWEGRC; encoded by the coding sequence ATGGAGGAAAAATTTCGTGGCGAAGGAAGTGGTCACGATTGGCATCATATTTACCGCGTATTGACTATGGCCCGCAGAATTTGCGAGGAGGAAAAGGCCAATGAATTTATCGTTTCACTTGGTGCTTTGTTGCACGATATTGCAGATCATAAATTTCATCCTGATGATTTAGGCAAGGGTGAACGCGATGCTGATGCGTTGATGATTCAATTTTCTATTGAGGATTCCATTCGTGAAGCGGTGAAAGCTATCATTCGTGAAATCAGCTATAAAGGTGCAGGAGTACCCACACCGATGTCGAGCTTAGAAGGACAAATTGTGCAGGATGCGGATCGGTTGGATGCGATTGGTGCCATTGGAATTGCGCGGGCCTTTGCCTATGGCGGGAGCAAGCATCGTCCGCTTTGGGAACCAGACCGGGAACCTGAAATGCATCAGGATTTTGATTCGTACCGAAAATCGGAGGGGAATACAATAAATCACTTTTACGAGAAGTTATTGTTTCTCAGGGATAGAATGAATACCTCCACCGGAAAAAGATTAGCTGATGAACGTCATACTTTCATGGAAAGCTGGATGGCACGATTTTTCGATGAGTGGGAAGGCCGTTGTTGA
- a CDS encoding carboxypeptidase-like regulatory domain-containing protein: MKAQKDTSKFSINSPLVQFSGIIVSADSLRPVPFVNIYDKHTGRGTISDYYGFFSFVAMKGDTIVFSCVGFKKSKFVIPDSLTEDRYSLIQMMQNDTILLTSVDIFPWPSKEQFAQAFVNLELPDDYMARANKNMEDARVREAALEMGNDAQMAYYQTLQKERYRLYYAGQVPPNNLLNPIAWYKFVQAWKNGDFKQK, from the coding sequence ATGAAAGCACAAAAGGACACTTCAAAATTTTCGATTAATAGTCCGCTCGTTCAATTTTCAGGAATCATTGTTTCTGCCGATTCATTGCGTCCCGTGCCCTTCGTAAATATTTACGACAAACATACCGGTAGAGGAACCATTTCGGATTATTATGGATTTTTCTCTTTTGTAGCGATGAAAGGTGACACCATTGTTTTTTCCTGTGTTGGTTTTAAAAAATCGAAATTTGTTATTCCGGATTCCTTAACGGAGGATCGTTATTCGCTGATTCAAATGATGCAGAATGATACCATTCTCCTTACATCTGTAGATATTTTTCCCTGGCCTTCGAAAGAACAATTTGCACAGGCCTTTGTGAACCTGGAACTTCCCGACGATTATATGGCCCGCGCCAATAAAAACATGGAAGATGCCCGTGTTCGGGAAGCCGCACTTGAAATGGGGAATGACGCACAAATGGCCTATTACCAGACCCTGCAAAAAGAGCGTTATCGCTTGTATTATGCGGGACAAGTTCCTCCGAATAATCTCCTGAATCCGATTGCCTGGTACAAGTTTGTGCAAGCATGGAAAAACGGCGATTTTAAACAGAAATAA
- a CDS encoding T9SS type A sorting domain-containing protein → MIYSLKTPFVVASLGVSVWMMASIENGSSQRNSFHGKKPVLNAHQVRSLGFQSNALFSAAGICYNCHGYDANQSSSVDAAGNDINVIDAWAGTMMANSARDPFWRAKVSHEVDVNPAHQSALEGTCTKCHAPLGKFNAMHLGTPYGMTELAADSVGLDGVSCGACHQQKDTLMGKRFSGELYYDTLKNVYGPFTNPMGPMAGNIGYTPVYSPHINHAGLCGGCHTLITQATDLSGNLTGTSFVEQATYHEWLNSNFNNETFPTTGITCQGCHIPRTNDQVRLSTGPPFGLYRSPFGKHELVGANIFMLRLLKNNRTLLNIYSTAVQLDSSILRTQRMLQQQTLDLNLALSNRTADTAFYSLTLHNKAGHKFPSGYPSRRAYVEFVVRDEMGDTLFKSGIRSNNELVGQDPVFEPHYNFIRDENEVQIYEMVMSDINGDPTSILERGYQASKDNRLAPEGFTDAHIAYDTCKIVGNATLDSDFNRNGATQGTGSDILHYNIPLNGYSGLLNVSARVYYESVPGRFVQEMFSHSTPEIDLFETLFNSADRSPILVAEALLQEGFTNVEENNLPDLIIYPNPSADGLFRFSSSTISISTIEVFDLSGRMIASYQPNGPTQQFQISTSPGIYLVRICTPSGNCIRKVEVR, encoded by the coding sequence ATGATTTATTCTTTAAAAACTCCATTTGTTGTTGCATCACTCGGTGTATCAGTATGGATGATGGCGAGCATTGAAAATGGTTCTTCTCAACGTAATTCATTTCACGGTAAAAAACCTGTGTTAAATGCTCATCAGGTTCGCTCGCTCGGATTTCAATCGAACGCCTTGTTTTCTGCAGCAGGGATCTGTTATAATTGTCATGGTTATGATGCTAATCAATCTTCTTCTGTTGATGCTGCCGGAAATGATATTAATGTAATTGATGCCTGGGCCGGAACAATGATGGCCAATTCTGCCCGTGATCCATTTTGGCGCGCTAAGGTTAGTCACGAAGTGGATGTAAATCCTGCGCACCAATCTGCATTGGAAGGAACCTGCACCAAATGTCACGCACCATTGGGGAAATTTAATGCCATGCATTTGGGAACTCCTTATGGCATGACCGAACTGGCAGCTGATTCTGTTGGATTAGATGGTGTATCCTGCGGTGCTTGTCACCAACAAAAAGACACTTTAATGGGCAAGCGTTTTTCGGGAGAGTTGTATTATGACACTCTGAAAAATGTCTATGGTCCTTTCACCAATCCGATGGGTCCGATGGCAGGAAATATTGGTTATACACCCGTGTACAGTCCACACATCAATCACGCTGGTTTATGTGGTGGTTGCCATACGCTCATTACACAAGCGACGGATTTAAGCGGGAATTTAACAGGGACATCGTTTGTTGAGCAGGCTACCTATCATGAATGGCTGAACTCCAATTTCAACAACGAAACGTTCCCTACCACCGGAATAACCTGTCAGGGTTGTCACATTCCGCGCACCAATGATCAGGTGCGTTTGTCGACCGGTCCGCCTTTCGGTTTATACCGTTCTCCATTTGGAAAACATGAATTGGTAGGTGCCAATATTTTTATGTTGCGTTTACTTAAAAACAACCGGACGCTTTTGAATATTTATTCAACTGCTGTTCAACTGGATTCTTCCATCTTGCGTACACAACGCATGTTGCAGCAACAAACGTTGGATTTAAATTTAGCCTTAAGCAACCGGACAGCAGATACTGCATTTTATAGTTTGACGCTCCATAATAAAGCCGGACATAAATTCCCGAGTGGATATCCATCCCGCCGAGCTTATGTGGAATTTGTAGTGCGCGATGAAATGGGTGATACATTATTTAAATCCGGGATTCGAAGCAATAATGAACTTGTTGGACAAGATCCGGTTTTTGAACCTCACTATAATTTTATCCGCGACGAAAATGAAGTGCAGATTTATGAAATGGTGATGAGCGATATCAACGGCGATCCAACTTCCATATTAGAACGAGGTTATCAGGCATCGAAAGACAATCGCCTTGCTCCGGAAGGATTTACAGATGCACATATTGCTTACGACACGTGTAAAATTGTTGGCAATGCAACGCTTGATTCTGATTTTAACCGCAATGGTGCAACACAAGGTACGGGAAGTGATATTCTTCACTATAACATTCCATTGAATGGTTATTCCGGTTTATTGAATGTAAGTGCAAGGGTTTATTATGAGTCGGTTCCCGGCAGATTTGTACAGGAAATGTTTAGTCACTCCACTCCGGAAATTGATTTATTTGAAACACTTTTTAACAGTGCAGACCGGAGTCCGATTCTCGTTGCAGAAGCATTATTGCAAGAAGGATTTACAAATGTTGAGGAAAATAATTTACCTGATTTAATTATTTATCCGAATCCTTCTGCCGATGGATTATTCCGCTTTAGTTCAAGCACCATTTCCATTTCTACCATTGAGGTTTTTGATTTATCGGGACGAATGATTGCATCGTATCAACCGAATGGTCCGACCCAGCAATTTCAGATTTCTACCAGTCCGGGCATCTATCTTGTTCGTATTTGCACGCCATCCGGAAATTGTATCCGCAAAGTGGAAGTGCGATGA